In one Cronobacter dublinensis subsp. dublinensis LMG 23823 genomic region, the following are encoded:
- the yncE gene encoding 7-bladed beta-propeller protein YncE, translated as MQLRHLSSPRALLGALLFASTFATFTTQAAEEMLRKPVGKGAYEMAYSPAEQALFVATSQSRKLDKGGVIYRLDPTTLEITQVIHNDLKPFGAAINTKTNTLWFGNTVNGAVTAVDAKTGEVKGRLVLDGRARSESVKPLQPRELAVDEATNTVYIGAVGNESEIWVVDGETLKKRAGITGLGKYSTGLALDTAAKRLYTTNADGEFITIDTATNQVLSRKKLADDGKEHFFINLSLDAANHRAFVADSKQPQLRVVDTRTGEVTKVIDAPNALAVLFNPARNEVYLTHREAGSVSVIDAKSYAVTKTLKTPVHPNSLALSPDGKTLFVTVKQASSRQQEATSPDDVIRIAL; from the coding sequence ATGCAGTTACGTCACCTTTCCTCGCCGCGCGCGCTGCTCGGCGCGCTGTTGTTCGCCAGCACGTTCGCTACCTTCACCACGCAGGCTGCAGAAGAGATGCTGCGCAAGCCCGTCGGCAAAGGCGCCTATGAGATGGCCTACAGCCCGGCGGAGCAGGCGCTGTTTGTCGCCACCTCGCAGAGCCGCAAGCTGGATAAAGGCGGCGTCATCTACCGTCTCGACCCGACAACGCTTGAAATCACCCAGGTGATTCATAACGATCTCAAACCCTTTGGCGCAGCCATTAACACCAAAACCAACACGCTGTGGTTCGGCAATACCGTGAACGGCGCGGTGACTGCCGTCGATGCGAAAACCGGCGAGGTGAAAGGGCGTCTGGTGCTGGACGGGCGTGCGCGCTCAGAAAGCGTGAAGCCGCTTCAGCCGCGCGAGCTGGCGGTGGATGAGGCGACCAATACCGTGTATATCGGCGCGGTGGGCAACGAGAGCGAAATCTGGGTCGTGGACGGCGAGACGCTGAAAAAACGCGCGGGCATCACCGGGCTTGGCAAATACAGCACCGGACTGGCGCTGGATACGGCCGCGAAGCGCCTGTACACCACCAATGCCGACGGCGAGTTTATTACTATCGACACCGCGACAAATCAGGTGCTGTCGCGCAAAAAGCTGGCGGATGACGGCAAGGAACATTTCTTTATCAACCTGAGCCTTGACGCGGCCAATCACCGCGCCTTTGTGGCGGATTCGAAACAGCCGCAGCTGCGGGTGGTCGATACCCGCACGGGCGAGGTCACCAAAGTTATCGACGCGCCGAACGCGCTTGCCGTGCTCTTTAACCCGGCGCGCAACGAGGTCTACCTGACGCATCGCGAGGCGGGCAGCGTCAGCGTGATTGACGCTAAAAGTTACGCTGTCACAAAAACCCTTAAAACGCCGGTACACCCGAACAGCCTCGCGCTCTCCCCGGATGGCAAAACACTTTTTGTCACCGTTAAGCAGGCCTCCAGCCGTCAGCAGGAAGCCACCAGCCCGGATGACGTCATCCGCATCGCGCTGTAA
- the pqqU gene encoding TonB-dependent receptor PqqU, translated as MKISRARYAPFALLLPVALSPAHAASTAEQTMIVTAAPGGVSELDTPASVSVVNGDDLRHAAPQVNLSENLGSVPGLQIQNRQNFAQDLQLSMRGFGSRSTYGVRGIRMYVDGIPATMPDGQGYTSNFDLNSIESVDVLRGPFSALYGNASGGVINVKTATGTPPPTIEAGTYYGSFGSVRYGLKASGATGDGTHAGDVDYTLSTTRFTTHGYRDHSGARKNLANAKLGVRLDEASKLTLLFNSVDIKANDPGGLTREEWRANPRQSPRGDEFNTRKTTKQTQAGLRYERALTEQDDLSVMAYAGERETTQFQSFKKGFQAAPTNPGGVISLTRHYQGIDSRWTHRDAIAGVPVSATLGLDYENMREDRKGYENFREVNGATQYGEKGNLRRNERNLMWNVDPYLQTSWQLTEQLSLDAGVRYSNIWFDSNDFYVVPGNGDDSGEASYHKWLPAGSLKYALTDAWNVYASWGRGFETPTINELSYRSGNQSGLNFALKPSTSDTVEIGSKTRIGNGLVTAALFQTDTDNEIVVDQSVGSGRSSYKNAGKTRRQGVELAVDQQFADAWKLKAAWTYLDATYRTNVCRTGDCTGNRMPGIARNMLYASLGYEPETGWYAGGDVRYMSSIMANDANDAKVPSYTTVGLNTGYKFQRGNWLLDVFGRVDNLFDKSYVGSVIVNESNARYYEPAPGRNYGVGASLSYRFE; from the coding sequence ATGAAAATCTCCCGCGCTCGCTATGCGCCCTTCGCTCTTTTACTGCCTGTCGCGCTCTCGCCCGCGCATGCCGCCAGCACCGCTGAACAGACCATGATCGTCACCGCCGCGCCTGGCGGCGTCTCCGAGCTGGATACGCCCGCCTCCGTCAGCGTGGTGAACGGCGATGATCTCCGCCACGCCGCCCCCCAGGTGAACCTGTCGGAAAACCTCGGCAGCGTGCCGGGCCTGCAAATCCAGAACCGTCAGAACTTCGCCCAGGATCTACAACTGTCGATGCGCGGCTTCGGGTCGCGTTCCACCTACGGTGTGCGCGGCATCCGCATGTATGTCGACGGCATTCCGGCAACGATGCCGGACGGCCAGGGCTATACCTCGAATTTCGATCTCAACAGCATTGAGAGCGTCGACGTGCTGCGCGGGCCGTTTTCCGCGCTCTACGGCAACGCCTCCGGCGGTGTTATCAACGTGAAAACCGCCACCGGAACGCCGCCGCCGACCATCGAGGCGGGCACGTATTACGGCAGCTTTGGCAGCGTGCGTTACGGGCTGAAAGCGAGCGGCGCGACCGGCGACGGGACGCACGCGGGTGATGTCGATTACACCCTCTCCACCACCCGCTTCACCACGCATGGCTACCGCGACCACAGCGGCGCGCGTAAAAATCTCGCTAACGCGAAGCTCGGCGTGCGCCTCGATGAGGCCAGCAAACTGACGCTGCTCTTTAACAGCGTCGATATTAAGGCCAACGATCCGGGCGGGCTGACCCGCGAGGAGTGGCGCGCTAATCCGCGCCAGTCGCCGCGCGGTGATGAATTCAATACCCGCAAAACCACGAAGCAGACCCAGGCGGGCCTGCGCTATGAGCGCGCGCTGACGGAACAGGACGATCTGAGCGTGATGGCTTACGCGGGCGAGCGCGAAACCACGCAGTTCCAGTCGTTCAAAAAGGGCTTTCAGGCCGCGCCCACCAACCCCGGCGGCGTTATCAGCCTCACGCGCCACTATCAGGGTATCGACAGCCGCTGGACGCACCGCGATGCGATCGCAGGCGTGCCGGTGAGCGCCACGCTCGGGCTTGACTACGAAAATATGCGCGAAGACCGTAAAGGCTATGAAAACTTCCGTGAAGTGAACGGCGCTACGCAGTATGGCGAGAAAGGCAATCTGCGCCGCAACGAGCGCAACCTGATGTGGAACGTCGACCCGTATCTGCAAACGTCCTGGCAGCTTACCGAACAGCTGAGCCTCGACGCGGGCGTGCGCTACAGCAACATCTGGTTCGACTCTAACGATTTCTACGTCGTGCCGGGCAACGGCGATGACAGCGGCGAGGCCAGCTACCACAAATGGCTGCCCGCAGGCTCGCTGAAATATGCGCTGACCGACGCCTGGAACGTCTACGCCTCCTGGGGCCGCGGGTTTGAAACCCCGACTATCAATGAGCTCTCCTATCGCTCCGGCAATCAGAGCGGCCTGAACTTCGCGCTGAAGCCGTCTACCAGCGATACCGTTGAGATCGGCAGTAAAACCCGCATCGGCAACGGGCTTGTCACCGCCGCGCTGTTCCAGACCGATACCGATAACGAAATCGTGGTCGATCAGAGTGTCGGCAGCGGGCGCAGCAGCTATAAAAACGCCGGTAAAACCCGTCGTCAGGGCGTCGAGCTGGCCGTCGATCAGCAGTTTGCCGACGCCTGGAAGCTGAAAGCGGCCTGGACGTACCTTGACGCCACCTACCGCACCAATGTCTGCCGCACCGGCGACTGCACCGGCAACCGGATGCCGGGCATCGCCCGTAACATGCTCTATGCGTCGCTCGGCTATGAGCCAGAGACCGGCTGGTACGCGGGTGGCGACGTGCGCTACATGAGCAGCATCATGGCCAATGACGCCAACGACGCGAAAGTGCCGTCGTATACCACGGTTGGCCTTAATACCGGCTATAAATTCCAGCGCGGCAACTGGCTGCTGGATGTATTTGGCCGCGTCGATAACCTGTTCGATAAATCCTATGTCGGGTCGGTCATCGTTAATGAATCCAACGCCCGCTACTACGAGCCCGCGCCGGGTCGTAATTACGGCGTGGGCGCGAGCCTGAGCTACCGCTTCGAGTAA
- the ansP gene encoding L-asparagine permease translates to MKTTKQNAAEHRAAKRRWLNSHEEGYHKAMGNRQVQMIAIGGAIGTGLFLGAGARLQAAGPSLALVYLVCGIFSFFILRALGELVLHRPSSGSFVSYAREFLGEKASYVAGWMYFVNWAMTGIVDITAVALYMHYWGAFGDVPQWVFALGALAIVGTMNLIGVKWFAEMEFWFALIKVLAIVVFLVVGVVFLGTGKPLDGNATGFHLITDNGGLFPHGLLPALVLVQGVVFAFASIELVGTAAGECKDPQTMVPKAINSVIWRIGLFYVGSVVLLVLLLPWNAYQAGQSPFVTFFSKLGVPYIGDIMNMVVLTAALSSLNSGLYSTGRILRSMSMGGSAPKFMSKMSKSQVPFAGILVTVCVYIVGVFLNYLVPSQVFEIVLNVASLGIISSWAFIVICQMRLRKAIKEGKADDVPFKLPGAPFTSWLTLLFLATVLVLMAFDYPNGTFTIASIPLIAILLIAGWFGVRKRVQEIHSTAPQQHPE, encoded by the coding sequence ATGAAAACAACGAAGCAAAACGCGGCTGAGCATCGCGCCGCGAAACGACGCTGGTTGAACTCTCATGAAGAGGGTTATCACAAAGCGATGGGCAACCGTCAGGTGCAGATGATAGCTATCGGCGGCGCCATCGGTACGGGCCTGTTTTTGGGCGCGGGCGCGCGTCTGCAGGCAGCCGGGCCGTCGCTGGCGCTGGTCTATCTGGTGTGCGGCATCTTCTCTTTCTTTATCTTGCGCGCGCTTGGCGAACTGGTGCTCCACCGTCCGTCGAGCGGCAGTTTTGTCTCTTACGCCCGTGAATTCCTCGGTGAGAAAGCCTCTTACGTGGCGGGCTGGATGTATTTCGTGAACTGGGCGATGACCGGCATCGTCGATATCACCGCCGTGGCGCTCTATATGCACTACTGGGGCGCGTTCGGCGATGTCCCGCAGTGGGTCTTCGCGCTCGGCGCGCTGGCGATTGTCGGCACCATGAACCTTATCGGCGTGAAGTGGTTCGCCGAGATGGAATTCTGGTTTGCGCTGATTAAAGTGCTCGCCATCGTGGTGTTCCTGGTGGTCGGCGTGGTGTTTCTCGGCACCGGCAAACCGCTCGACGGCAATGCGACGGGCTTCCATCTGATAACCGATAACGGCGGCCTGTTCCCGCACGGCCTGCTGCCTGCGCTGGTGCTGGTACAGGGCGTGGTGTTCGCCTTCGCGTCTATCGAACTGGTCGGCACCGCGGCGGGCGAATGTAAAGATCCGCAGACGATGGTGCCGAAGGCCATCAACAGCGTAATCTGGCGTATCGGCCTGTTTTACGTCGGCTCCGTGGTGCTGCTGGTGCTGCTGCTGCCGTGGAACGCCTACCAGGCGGGCCAGAGTCCGTTCGTGACCTTCTTCTCGAAGCTTGGCGTGCCCTATATCGGCGACATCATGAACATGGTGGTGCTGACCGCGGCGCTCTCAAGCCTTAACTCCGGTCTCTATTCAACGGGCCGTATCCTGCGTTCGATGTCCATGGGCGGCTCCGCGCCGAAGTTCATGTCGAAGATGAGCAAATCGCAGGTGCCGTTCGCGGGTATTCTGGTGACGGTCTGCGTCTATATCGTCGGCGTCTTCCTGAACTACCTGGTACCGTCACAGGTGTTTGAGATTGTCCTGAACGTCGCGTCGCTCGGTATTATCTCTTCCTGGGCGTTTATCGTTATCTGCCAGATGCGCCTGCGTAAAGCCATCAAAGAAGGCAAAGCCGATGACGTGCCGTTCAAACTGCCGGGCGCGCCGTTTACCTCGTGGCTGACGCTGCTGTTCCTCGCCACCGTGCTGGTGCTGATGGCGTTCGACTACCCGAACGGCACTTTCACCATCGCCTCGATCCCGCTGATTGCCATTCTGCTGATTGCGGGCTGGTTCGGCGTGCGTAAGCGCGTGCAGGAGATCCACAGCACCGCGCCGCAACAGCACCCGGAATAA
- the pptA gene encoding tautomerase PptA has translation MPHIDVKFFPRDLSDAQQQALADELTQVIVKHLQSKESSVSVALNEVQPAQWKGEVWDKEIAPFLDTLARKPGYEM, from the coding sequence ATGCCGCATATCGATGTGAAATTCTTCCCGCGCGATCTCAGTGACGCCCAGCAGCAGGCGCTCGCCGATGAGTTAACTCAGGTTATCGTGAAGCATCTGCAAAGCAAGGAGAGTTCGGTGTCGGTGGCGCTTAACGAAGTGCAGCCGGCGCAGTGGAAGGGCGAGGTGTGGGATAAAGAGATTGCGCCGTTTCTCGATACGCTGGCGCGCAAGCCCGGCTACGAGATGTAA
- a CDS encoding arylamine N-acetyltransferase family protein, giving the protein MAFRRQDYFARIGFTGEPLPTLATLNALHQCHTATIPFENLDVLLGREILLDDDAIFTKLVEAGRGGYCFEQNALFTRALAECGFAVEALAARVLIAGPNDMPPRTHRLVQVTLDGAPWIADVGFGGATLSAPIPLQHGAEITGPEGRFRIESQQSEFLLMKEEGDDWHALYRFDQARQYPGDYLMANHFIAHWPDSHFRHHLLAALHPPGETPRKLLNNQLTVNGERRTLADDSAVYDCLQTDFGMRFNHPTHGVTRDDFCAMMAQLRRDNP; this is encoded by the coding sequence ATGGCATTCAGACGACAGGATTACTTCGCCCGCATCGGCTTTACCGGCGAGCCGCTACCGACGCTCGCGACCCTAAACGCGCTCCACCAGTGCCACACCGCCACTATCCCGTTTGAGAATCTCGACGTCCTGTTAGGGCGCGAGATCCTGCTTGATGATGACGCTATCTTCACCAAGCTGGTGGAGGCGGGCCGCGGCGGCTACTGCTTTGAGCAAAACGCGCTCTTTACCCGCGCGCTCGCCGAATGTGGGTTTGCGGTGGAGGCGCTGGCGGCACGGGTACTCATTGCCGGGCCGAACGACATGCCGCCGCGCACGCACCGGCTGGTGCAGGTCACGCTTGACGGCGCCCCATGGATTGCCGATGTCGGCTTCGGCGGCGCGACGCTGAGCGCGCCGATCCCGCTTCAGCACGGCGCGGAGATAACCGGCCCGGAAGGACGTTTTCGCATCGAAAGCCAGCAGAGCGAGTTTCTGCTGATGAAAGAAGAAGGCGATGACTGGCACGCGCTCTATCGCTTTGACCAGGCGCGCCAGTATCCGGGCGACTACCTGATGGCGAACCATTTCATCGCCCACTGGCCAGACTCGCATTTCCGTCACCATCTGCTGGCGGCGCTGCATCCACCAGGCGAGACGCCGCGCAAGCTTTTGAATAACCAGCTGACCGTTAACGGCGAGCGCCGCACGCTTGCGGATGACAGCGCGGTCTATGACTGCCTGCAAACGGATTTCGGGATGCGTTTCAATCATCCGACGCACGGCGTCACGCGTGACGATTTCTGCGCGATGATGGCGCAGCTGCGTCGCGACAATCCTTAA
- the nfsB gene encoding oxygen-insensitive NAD(P)H nitroreductase codes for MNLNDIIRTRHTSKAYDNSRKLTAEQQQQLLDLLRFSPSSVNSQPWHFFAVTSDEGKQQILPALMDANQVKARNAAMTVVFTIKEELDEAHLLQLLEKEQQDGRYDSEEARAGNDKGRRYFVGLNSVTPEQQREWMTRQAYLALGFLLLGAAAMGLDATPIEGFHPEKMDEALGLKEKGLKSVVVATLGYRSDADFNATLPKSRLDQDVVITQL; via the coding sequence ATGAACCTTAATGACATTATTCGCACACGCCATACCAGCAAAGCCTATGACAACAGCCGTAAGCTTACTGCCGAACAGCAGCAGCAACTGCTGGATTTGCTGCGTTTCAGCCCCTCTTCGGTAAACTCCCAGCCGTGGCATTTCTTCGCGGTCACCAGCGACGAAGGCAAACAGCAGATCCTGCCGGCGCTGATGGATGCTAACCAGGTCAAAGCGCGTAATGCCGCCATGACTGTGGTCTTCACCATCAAAGAGGAGCTTGACGAAGCGCATCTGTTACAGCTGCTGGAAAAAGAGCAGCAGGATGGCCGTTATGACAGCGAAGAAGCGCGCGCGGGCAACGACAAAGGCCGCCGCTACTTCGTGGGCCTGAACAGCGTGACGCCTGAGCAGCAGCGCGAATGGATGACCCGTCAGGCGTATCTCGCTCTCGGCTTCCTGCTGCTGGGCGCGGCCGCGATGGGGCTAGACGCGACGCCTATCGAAGGTTTCCACCCGGAGAAAATGGACGAGGCGCTGGGGCTTAAAGAAAAAGGCCTGAAGAGCGTCGTGGTGGCGACTCTCGGCTATCGCAGCGACGCGGATTTCAACGCCACGCTGCCAAAATCCCGTCTCGACCAGGATGTGGTTATCACCCAGCTCTGA
- a CDS encoding manganese catalase family protein: MFRHVKQLQYTVRVAGPNPGLANLLLEQFGGPQGELAAATRYFTQGLGDEDPARKEMLMDIATEELSHLEIIGSLVGMLNKGAKGDLAEATESEGELYRSITGAGNDSHLTQVLYGGGPPLTNSAGVPWTAAYIDTIGEITADLRSNIAAEARAKIIYERLINLTDDPGVKDALGFLMTREVAHMLSFEKALYSIRNNFPPGKLPPVEQYTNVYYNMSKGDDLRGSWNSDENFEYVADPQPAVNGGDGMIDIQLGPDQQASVLNMAQRLQSDPGINPVTGAEMGASLPPLERQAKKPGEKK; this comes from the coding sequence ATGTTCCGACATGTAAAACAACTGCAATATACGGTCCGCGTCGCCGGGCCGAATCCGGGGCTGGCAAATTTACTGCTGGAACAGTTCGGGGGCCCTCAGGGCGAACTGGCTGCCGCCACCCGTTATTTCACCCAGGGGCTGGGTGATGAAGATCCGGCGCGTAAAGAAATGCTGATGGATATCGCCACAGAAGAACTGAGCCATCTGGAAATTATCGGTTCACTTGTGGGGATGCTCAACAAAGGCGCGAAAGGCGATCTCGCGGAAGCCACTGAATCGGAAGGCGAACTCTACCGTTCTATTACCGGCGCCGGCAATGACAGCCACCTGACCCAGGTGCTCTACGGCGGTGGGCCGCCGCTGACCAACTCCGCAGGCGTGCCGTGGACGGCCGCGTATATTGATACGATCGGCGAAATCACGGCGGATTTGCGCTCGAACATCGCGGCGGAAGCGCGCGCCAAGATTATCTATGAGCGACTCATCAACCTGACGGACGATCCGGGCGTCAAAGACGCGCTCGGCTTCCTGATGACCCGTGAAGTCGCGCATATGCTCTCGTTTGAGAAAGCACTCTACTCTATTCGTAATAACTTCCCGCCGGGCAAACTTCCGCCGGTGGAACAGTACACGAATGTTTACTACAACATGTCTAAAGGCGACGACCTGCGCGGCAGCTGGAACAGTGACGAAAACTTCGAGTACGTCGCCGACCCGCAACCCGCAGTTAACGGAGGCGACGGTATGATCGATATCCAGCTTGGTCCAGATCAGCAGGCAAGCGTACTGAATATGGCACAGCGTCTGCAGTCCGATCCGGGCATCAACCCGGTGACTGGCGCGGAAATGGGCGCGTCCCTGCCCCCGCTGGAACGTCAGGCGAAAAAGCCCGGCGAGAAAAAATAA
- a CDS encoding DUF1176 domain-containing protein — protein MTPATLKALALAPLCVALSVAAVTPVRPAFNHKDWGMVCDNTGTCRVDAYEANEGTGGSLLLTRNAGPDAPVSAMIRLGEMDDDIKPSQGAMHLEIDGKDLGTLTEDSKEATWQLNDAQTAAVIKAVKGRGNVVFKSDNRRFALSAAGASAVLLKMDDVQGRVGTPGAMMKKGDKPESAVPAPVPAPVIHAAAVSDAQPTTLTGAALATLLPRLEAAKLDGDSCDGLTDETLRNEPVTVTPLSNGKALIAATCWRAAYNEGNGYWVIDEALKGKPTLITLVGSDYDKGNIISVQRGRGIGDCMGGASWTWNGETFVQSDDYGTGDCRLIRAGGTWEMPTLVTKVIPAK, from the coding sequence ATGACACCTGCAACCCTCAAAGCACTCGCCCTCGCCCCGCTCTGTGTCGCGCTCAGCGTCGCCGCCGTCACTCCCGTGCGCCCGGCCTTTAACCATAAAGACTGGGGGATGGTCTGCGACAATACCGGCACCTGCCGCGTTGACGCCTATGAAGCCAACGAGGGCACCGGCGGCTCGCTGCTGCTGACCCGCAACGCCGGGCCGGACGCGCCGGTCAGCGCCATGATCCGCCTGGGCGAGATGGATGACGACATCAAACCCTCGCAGGGCGCGATGCACCTTGAGATTGACGGTAAAGACCTCGGCACGCTGACAGAAGACAGCAAAGAAGCGACCTGGCAGCTTAATGACGCGCAGACCGCCGCCGTCATCAAGGCCGTTAAGGGCCGCGGTAACGTGGTGTTTAAGTCGGATAACCGCCGTTTTGCGCTCTCCGCCGCCGGCGCCAGCGCGGTGCTGCTGAAAATGGATGACGTCCAGGGCCGTGTCGGCACGCCGGGCGCCATGATGAAAAAAGGCGATAAACCGGAAAGCGCCGTGCCTGCGCCGGTTCCCGCCCCGGTTATTCACGCGGCGGCGGTCAGCGACGCGCAACCCACCACGCTTACCGGCGCGGCGCTTGCCACGCTGCTGCCACGGCTTGAAGCCGCGAAGCTCGACGGCGACAGCTGCGACGGGCTGACCGATGAAACGCTGCGTAACGAGCCGGTGACCGTCACGCCGTTAAGCAACGGCAAAGCGCTGATCGCCGCCACCTGCTGGCGCGCGGCCTATAACGAAGGCAACGGCTACTGGGTCATTGATGAGGCGCTGAAAGGCAAACCGACGCTGATAACGCTTGTCGGCAGCGATTACGATAAAGGCAATATCATCTCCGTGCAGCGCGGGCGCGGCATTGGCGACTGCATGGGCGGCGCCAGCTGGACCTGGAACGGCGAGACGTTCGTACAGAGCGACGACTACGGCACCGGCGACTGCCGTCTCATCCGCGCCGGCGGCACCTGGGAGATGCCGACGCTGGTGACAAAAGTCATTCCGGCAAAATAA
- a CDS encoding ferritin-like domain-containing protein: MTTYEENYHDWLRDAHAMEKQAEQMLESMASRIEHYPDLKARIEQHIEETRHQLQLIDSVIERNNVSSSVVKDTMSKMTAMGQAVGGMFASDEVVKGAISGYVFEQFEIACYTSLIAAAKAVGDEQGVVVFQQILEQEIAMAEWCLNHLPDVTQQFLNRSAAPGVEAKK, encoded by the coding sequence ATGACGACATACGAAGAAAATTATCATGACTGGCTACGTGACGCCCATGCGATGGAGAAACAAGCGGAACAGATGCTGGAATCAATGGCTTCCCGTATCGAGCACTATCCGGATCTCAAAGCACGCATCGAGCAGCACATTGAAGAAACACGCCACCAGCTGCAACTGATTGATTCTGTTATTGAAAGAAACAACGTTTCCAGCTCTGTCGTCAAAGACACCATGAGCAAAATGACGGCGATGGGTCAGGCCGTCGGCGGTATGTTTGCCTCCGACGAAGTGGTGAAAGGCGCCATCAGCGGCTACGTTTTCGAACAGTTCGAAATCGCCTGCTATACCTCGCTGATTGCGGCCGCCAAAGCGGTAGGTGACGAACAGGGCGTCGTCGTGTTCCAGCAAATTCTGGAACAGGAAATTGCGATGGCCGAATGGTGCCTGAATCATTTACCGGACGTCACGCAACAATTCCTTAATCGCTCTGCCGCCCCTGGCGTTGAAGCGAAAAAATAA
- the ampC gene encoding class C beta-lactamase encodes MKSKACALVMMMSLGGSAQAATGWTPDDVVKPLMAHYQIPGMAVAVSVNGETHFWHYGVASKETRKPVDEKTLFEVGSLSKTFTAALASYAQQEGKLDFSAPASRYLPELKGSAFDGVTLQNLATHTSGMPLFVPDDVKNTAQLMDWYRAWQPKQPVGSERVYSNLGIGMLGLITAKALDKPFSEAMEQGLLAEFGMTQSFVNVPAAAMGDYAQGYNKDDKPVRVTPGPLDAESYGLKSSSADLLRYLQIQFGERAVSPRWRASLDATHNGYYRSGEFTQAMMWEFYPWPSSPEKLREGNSSQRIMQGLKAQAIVPPQKAPQAAWYNKTGSTNGFSTYAVFIPEKRIALIMLANKWFPNDDRVKAAYQIIEHLDK; translated from the coding sequence ATGAAAAGCAAAGCATGCGCGCTGGTAATGATGATGTCATTGGGCGGGAGCGCCCAGGCCGCTACCGGCTGGACGCCGGATGACGTGGTCAAACCGCTAATGGCGCATTACCAGATCCCCGGCATGGCGGTGGCCGTGTCCGTGAACGGCGAAACGCACTTCTGGCATTACGGCGTGGCGTCAAAAGAGACCCGAAAGCCGGTGGATGAAAAGACGCTCTTTGAAGTTGGCTCGCTCAGTAAAACCTTTACCGCGGCCCTTGCGAGCTACGCGCAGCAGGAGGGCAAACTCGATTTCAGCGCGCCCGCCAGCCGCTATCTGCCCGAACTTAAAGGCAGCGCGTTTGATGGCGTGACGCTGCAAAACCTCGCCACGCATACTTCCGGTATGCCGCTGTTTGTGCCGGATGACGTGAAAAATACCGCGCAGCTGATGGACTGGTATCGCGCCTGGCAGCCGAAACAGCCGGTCGGCAGCGAGCGCGTGTACTCTAACCTCGGTATCGGGATGCTCGGGCTTATCACCGCGAAGGCGCTGGATAAGCCGTTTAGCGAAGCGATGGAGCAGGGGCTGCTGGCGGAATTCGGCATGACGCAGAGCTTTGTGAATGTGCCTGCCGCCGCGATGGGCGACTACGCGCAGGGTTACAACAAAGACGACAAACCGGTGCGCGTGACGCCGGGCCCGCTGGACGCGGAATCCTACGGGCTGAAATCAAGTAGCGCCGATCTCCTGCGCTATCTGCAAATCCAGTTTGGCGAGCGCGCGGTCTCCCCGCGCTGGCGCGCTTCGCTTGACGCCACGCACAACGGTTACTATCGCAGCGGCGAGTTCACGCAGGCGATGATGTGGGAATTCTATCCGTGGCCCTCTTCGCCTGAAAAACTGCGGGAAGGCAACAGCAGCCAGCGCATTATGCAAGGGCTAAAGGCGCAAGCTATCGTGCCGCCGCAGAAAGCGCCGCAGGCCGCCTGGTATAACAAAACCGGCTCCACCAACGGGTTTTCCACCTACGCGGTGTTTATCCCCGAAAAACGCATCGCGCTCATTATGCTCGCGAACAAGTGGTTCCCGAATGACGACCGGGTGAAAGCCGCGTACCAGATTATTGAGCACCTCGATAAATAG